CGTTCTGGATGTCGACCTTCACGCCGGCCTTGGTGAAGGCCTCGGTCAGGGCCGGTCGGTCGGCGTTCTCCCAGCGGGGGGACGAGGCGGCGTCGGGCAGGATCACCCCGACCGTGCCCTGCGGGGTGGTGCTGCCGGTCGTGGAACCCTCGGAGTCACCACCGCAGGCCGAGAGTGTGAGCAGGGCTGCCGAGCCGATCGCGGTCGCGGCGAGCATCTGTCTGCGCATGGATCCGGTCCTCCCTCTGCCCGGCCTCTTTGCCGGGCGTGGAACAGGACGTCAGACCCGTCATCGGCCCTGACGCGGATATGTTGCAGGGCGCAACCTATGCCTGTTACCGGAGGATTGACCAGGTTTAACTGGGGACCTGGGAGCGCGTACGCCACAGCCAGTAGAGGCCGATCATCGGCAGCACCAGCGGCACGTACCCGTAGCCCTGCCCGAAGTTCGACCACACCGTCGCGTCCGGGAAGTCGCCGGAGTCGAGCACGCTGAACAGGCCCACCCCGATCACGCCGATCAGCTCGAAGGTGCACGTGATCAGCGCGACCCGGCGCCAGGTCGCGCCCGGGCGGGCGAGGGCCAGCGTGGCGACCACGTAGACGATGCCGGAGAGCAGCGACAGCAGGTAGGGCACCGGGGCGTTGCTGAACTCCGTGGCGATCTGGACGATCGCCCGGGAGCAGGCGGCCAGGGCGAAGATCGCGTAGACGGCCACGAGAAGCCGTCCCGGGCCAGAGGTGCGGGGGTCATCCACCGACGGTGCTCCAGATCTGAAACATCCGGGCCGTCATCACGGCCACGGCAAAGCAGGCAACGAAGATCACCAGGACGCTGGTCCTGGACTTGTCCGCGGCCGACCAGAACACTCCTGCGGGCAGGATCAGCAGCTCACTGGCGGCGTAGGCGATGAAGGTGGCGGTCTCGTCGGGTCGTTCGCCGCGCGTCACCAGCACGATCGCGACGATCAGCTGGACCAGCAGCAGCACCTCGAAGGCGACCAGCACCAGCAGCATGGTGTTGCTGGCCCGGCGGTCACGGGCGAAGAGCAGCACGCTCCAGATCGAGGTGATCAGGCCGAGGACGATCACCGGGCCGGACAGGATGCTGCTCACGAGGAGGCACTCTAATGGGGGTGTCGTGGCACCGCGCCTATCGGGCTGATCGCCCGGTGCACCAGGATGAGGGCATGTCTTATGTGGTCATCAACGTACTGACCGTTCCCGGTGGACGCGGCGAGGTGCTGGAGCAGCGCTTCAGCACCCGCGCCGGCATGGTGGAGAACAGTCAGGGCTTCGAGCACTTCGAGCTCCTGCGCCCGGTCGAGGGCACCGACCAGTACCTGGTCTACACCCGGTGGAACACCAAGGAGGACTTCGAGGCCTGGCAGTCCTCGCAGGCCTTCGCCCGGGGCCACGGTGAGGGCAGTACCCGCCCGGCCGGCGACGGTCCCGCCGCCACCGGCTCGAGCATCTGGGCCTTCGAGATCGTCACCGAGGCCTGAGGGTGTTTTCCTAGATTGAGGACGAGGGTGCTCGCCCCGGCGGGAAACCGCCGGTGGCGATCGGTCCCCACCGCTCGGGGGTGATCCGGATCAGGCTCTTGCCCTGCTTGACCATGGCCTCGCGGTACTCGTCCCAGTCCGGGTGCTCGCCGGCGATGCTGCGGAAGTACTCGACCAGCGGCTCCACCGAGTCGGGCAGGTCGATCACCTCGGCGGTGCCGTCGACCTGGACGTAGGCGCCGTTCCACTCGTCGGACTGGATGCAGACCGACGCGGTGGGGCGGCGCTTCAGGTTGATGGCCTTGGCGCGCTCGGGGTAGGTCGAGATGACGATCCGGCCCTGCGGGTCGACGCCGCAGGAGACCAGGGACAGCTGCGGGCTGCCGTCGGAGCGGGTGGTGACGAGCGTGGCCCGGTGACGCGGCCGGATGAACTCCAGCAGCTCTTCGAGCTCCACGCGCTGCGCGGTGGCAATGGTTGGCATAACGTCAATCTAATGCCGGGCTGACCTGAGGCTCCTTAGCGTGCGGCGTATGCGATACACCAAAAGGGTCCTCGCGGGCTCAGTAGCGAGTTTGATGTTGTGCGGCGGCATTGCGTTCTCCGCCTCGGCGGCGGAACCGGAGACGGTGACCTATACGGCCGGCGACGCCGTGATCGCCAACCCCGAGCGCGGCTTCTACAAGCACACCGAGACCCACAGCACCGGGTACACCCCCTTGAGCGCGGAAAACCTTGCCGGATATCGGAATCAGGGCATCACCCAGATTCTGCGGGTGTTCTACCTGGAAGATTTCGCCTCCGGTGCCGCCATCAGCGACGCCTATCTGGCCAAGGTGCGTGCCGACCTCGACACCGCACGGGAAGCCGGGATCTCGGTCATCGTGCGCTTCGCCTACGCGCAGGGCGGCGACTGGCCGTACAGCGCGCCTTACGGTGACGCCTCGCTCGACACCGTGCTGGCCCACATCGACCAGCTGAAGCCGATCTTCAGCGATGACGCCGACGTGATCGAGCTCGTGCAGCAGGGTTTCATCGGCCTGTGGGGTGAGGGCTATTACACCGATCACTTCGTGGCCGACCCGGCCAACCCCGGCGTGGTCACGGCGGCCGACTGGAAGAAGCGCAACGCCGTGCTGAAGGCCCTGCTCGACGCGGTGCCGGACGAGCGGATGGTGGCGGCCCGCACCATGTTCTCGAAGCAGCAGTACGTGGGCTCTTCCGACCCGCTGACGGTTTCGGAAGGCTTCAGCGGGTCGGACCAGGCTCGCATCGGCCATCACAACGACTGTTTCCTGGCCTCGGCCGACGACTACGGCACGTTCCTGTCCGACCCGATCACCCTCGACCAGGAGTATCTGGAGGCGGACAGCGCCTACCTGCCCATCGGCGGCGAGACCTGCGGGGTGAACGCGCCGCGCTCGGAGTGGGCCAGCGCCTCGGCCGAAATGGCCCGCTACCACTACAGTTACCTCAACCGTGACTACAACACCGACGTGCTGAACAGCTGGGGCGAGGCCGGTCTCACCGAGGCGGCCCAGAAGCTGGGCTACCGCTTCGTGATGACGGAGAGCTCGGTCTCGGACGATGCGGTGTCGCTGAGCGTGCGCAACGACGGCTGGGCCGCGCCCTACAACCTGCGCACGGCGCAGCTGGTGCTGAAGAGCGCGGACGCCACTCACACGGTGGCCTTCGACGGCAACGCCGATGTACGCACCTGGGCGCCGGGTGAGACGGTCGAACTCAACGGGCTTCTGGACGAGGTGCCGGCCGGTACGTACGACATCTACCTCGCCATCCCATCGGCTTCGCCGGCTTCGGAAGATGACCCGAACTACGCCGTCCAGGTCGCCAACGAGGGCACGTGGGACGCGGCGACGGGGCTGAACGACCTGAAGCAGAAGGTCACGGTCAGCTAGAGGTGAGATGGGGTGCCTGCCTCTTCGCCGAGGAGGTGGGCACCCTCGTCCCTCTGTTCGTCCCCGCCCTTTCGCCCGTGATCATGCAAATCCCCCAGCCTTCTGCCGGGCGGTGCCCCCACTCCCCGGCGTTCTAGAACTGTGGTCTCGAGAGTTCTAGAACGCCGGGGAGGTTTTGCATGATCACGGAAGGGTTCTTTCAGGAGGACAGGTCGACCACGCCCATGTCCTTGTCGCCCGAGCCCGTTGCTGTGCGTTAGCGAACATCCTGATCAGGAATGACCCTCTGTGGGGAATCGCAAATTTTAGTCACACAATATGGTGTAAATCAGTTTAAACTGTCCGAAGGGCGAGACAAGTGCCACGCGACTCCAGGAGGCGTGCGGTGCCCTTAGTGCCTAGGGTTACAAGGCGTGAATGACGTCACGATGGGTGAATCGTCATCGGATGTTCCTCTCCGTCACCACCCGCGTCGCCTCTGACACGCGGACCGAGGACCTGATCAGGAAGGCCGACCCCGTGTCGCACCAGTCGCAGCAGCAGCGAGACCCCGACCATCGCAGCGACCTCGTGGTGGTCGCGAATCGCCTGCCCGTCGACCGCAAGATCGCCCCCGACGGCACGTCCACCTGGAAGCCCAGCCCGGGGGGCCTGGTCTCGGCCCTCGAGCCGGTCATGCAGCGCAACTCCGGTGCCTGGGTGGGCTGGACCGGGGCTCCCGGCGACGCCCCCGAGCCGTTCGAGGCGCGCGGTATCCACCTGATCCCGGTGGAGCTGAGTAAGAAAGAGGTGGAGGACTTCTACGAGGGCATGTCGAACGGCGCCCTCTGGCCCCTCTACCACGACGTCATCGCCCAGCCGCAGTTCCACCGGCACTGGTGGGAGGCGTACGTCAAGGTCAACCGGCGGTTCGCCGAGAAGGCGGCGGAGAACTCGGCGGAGAACGCGCTGGTCTGGGTGCAGGACTACCAGCTTCAGCTGGTGCCGCAGATGCTCCGGGCCCTGCGGCCCGACCTGCGCATCGCCTTCTTCAACCACATCCCCTTCCCGCCCTACGAGATCTTCGCCCAGTTGCCCTGGCGGCGGCAGGTTCTCGACGGTCTGCTGGGTGCTGACCAGCTCGGCTTCCAGCGTCCGGCCGACGCCAACAACTTCCTGCGCGCCTGTCGCCGCAACGGCCTGGCCACCCGCCGGGGCATGGTGCACCTGCCGGCCGAGCCGCGCTTCGGTAGCGCCGACCACCACCCCTCGCGCGAGGTGCGGGCCGCCGCGTTCCCCATCTCGATCGACTCCGAGTCGATCGACGCGCTCGGCCGCCGCCCCGACATCCAGGAGCGCGCCCGCGAGATCCGGCGCGAGCTGGGCGATCCCAAGGTGGTGCTGCTGGGCGTCGACCGCCTCGACTACACCAAGGGCATCCTGCACCGGCTCAAGGCGGTGGAGGAGCTCTTCGCCGAGGAGGTGCTCAGCCCGCCCGACGCCGTGCTCGTGCAGGTGGCCACCCCGAGCCGGGACCGGGTCGAGGAGTACGAGAAGATGAAGCGCGACGTGGAGGTCACGGTCGGGCGCATCAACGGCGACTATGGCCAGCTGGGCCACCCCGCCGTGCACTACCTGCACCAGTCGCAGGACCGCGAGGAACTGGCGGCGCTGTATCTGGCCGCCGACGTCATGTTGATCACCGCCCTGCGCGACGGCATGAACCTGGTGGCCAAGGAGTACGTGGCCACCCGGCACGACGAGCAGGGCGCCCTGGTGCTGAGCGAGTTCGCCGGGGCCGCGATCGAGCTGCCGCAGGCCTTCCTGGTCAACCCGCACGACATCGACGGGGTGAAGGCCGCGATCGTGCGGGCCGCCGGGATCTCGCCGCGCGAGGCCACCCGCCGGATGCGGGCCATGCGCCGTCGGGTGTTCGAGTTCGACGTGGCCCGCTGGGCCTCCACCTTCCTCAAGGTCGCGGCCTCCGCCGCGGCCGAGCCGATGCAGTCCCCGCCGCA
The Kineosporia sp. NBRC 101731 genome window above contains:
- a CDS encoding antibiotic biosynthesis monooxygenase; the encoded protein is MSYVVINVLTVPGGRGEVLEQRFSTRAGMVENSQGFEHFELLRPVEGTDQYLVYTRWNTKEDFEAWQSSQAFARGHGEGSTRPAGDGPAATGSSIWAFEIVTEA
- a CDS encoding PPOX class F420-dependent oxidoreductase, with product MPTIATAQRVELEELLEFIRPRHRATLVTTRSDGSPQLSLVSCGVDPQGRIVISTYPERAKAINLKRRPTASVCIQSDEWNGAYVQVDGTAEVIDLPDSVEPLVEYFRSIAGEHPDWDEYREAMVKQGKSLIRITPERWGPIATGGFPPGRAPSSSI
- a CDS encoding DUF4832 domain-containing protein, with the translated sequence MRYTKRVLAGSVASLMLCGGIAFSASAAEPETVTYTAGDAVIANPERGFYKHTETHSTGYTPLSAENLAGYRNQGITQILRVFYLEDFASGAAISDAYLAKVRADLDTAREAGISVIVRFAYAQGGDWPYSAPYGDASLDTVLAHIDQLKPIFSDDADVIELVQQGFIGLWGEGYYTDHFVADPANPGVVTAADWKKRNAVLKALLDAVPDERMVAARTMFSKQQYVGSSDPLTVSEGFSGSDQARIGHHNDCFLASADDYGTFLSDPITLDQEYLEADSAYLPIGGETCGVNAPRSEWASASAEMARYHYSYLNRDYNTDVLNSWGEAGLTEAAQKLGYRFVMTESSVSDDAVSLSVRNDGWAAPYNLRTAQLVLKSADATHTVAFDGNADVRTWAPGETVELNGLLDEVPAGTYDIYLAIPSASPASEDDPNYAVQVANEGTWDAATGLNDLKQKVTVS
- the otsB gene encoding trehalose-phosphatase, with product MFLSVTTRVASDTRTEDLIRKADPVSHQSQQQRDPDHRSDLVVVANRLPVDRKIAPDGTSTWKPSPGGLVSALEPVMQRNSGAWVGWTGAPGDAPEPFEARGIHLIPVELSKKEVEDFYEGMSNGALWPLYHDVIAQPQFHRHWWEAYVKVNRRFAEKAAENSAENALVWVQDYQLQLVPQMLRALRPDLRIAFFNHIPFPPYEIFAQLPWRRQVLDGLLGADQLGFQRPADANNFLRACRRNGLATRRGMVHLPAEPRFGSADHHPSREVRAAAFPISIDSESIDALGRRPDIQERAREIRRELGDPKVVLLGVDRLDYTKGILHRLKAVEELFAEEVLSPPDAVLVQVATPSRDRVEEYEKMKRDVEVTVGRINGDYGQLGHPAVHYLHQSQDREELAALYLAADVMLITALRDGMNLVAKEYVATRHDEQGALVLSEFAGAAIELPQAFLVNPHDIDGVKAAIVRAAGISPREATRRMRAMRRRVFEFDVARWASTFLKVAASAAAEPMQSPPHRVHMPATESIELSAILAAAEARNDPAAAEARAESDSTAQVPVDEGRKYWEAGDSTPYDDAYEEKDLDDPEGLEEPGHVLDDPLVVIDPENRRPALSLGLVTALEGFAMHPSLLIAMDFDGVISPIVADPDAARPLPHALRYLNELASLPGVRVALVSGRQLDDLVRVATPPARALLVGSHGAEFRDPLGESSAGSPLTDAQAELLAKATAEMEAISSRHEGTHVETKPTGVVLHTRRAMRPVAAKATQEALDGPASWPGVHLTHGKEVVELSVVSVTKGTALRRLRSITGADAVLYAGDDVTDERAFAVLRTEAGDVSVRVGSGETRADHRLGSPDEVATMLGLLVDLCGE